From one Streptomyces sp. CA-210063 genomic stretch:
- a CDS encoding NB-ARC domain-containing protein, producing the protein MNPEQEGGPHNIAERLSANQLLQVGSSGPIYVQRSPSVNRAEVPHMLPGGVGRVIGRSHLLKAMDDAMGSLGSRCCVLWGLAGSGKTTLALAWSGSRLENYPDGQFFVDMQAYSNAPRVEPRDALRTFLAALGVSRSDLTDDTGWGNAFLAATAGKKCLVIIDNVSTYDDVKELVPGVGSSLIVTSRRAIPEMIIRHQAQVLKLPLLSIEEGIELLAERVGFVRVGRDNHSATRIVELLEGHPLALAIVAAKLAVHTTWDLQDALAGIQSGDTPLRFLDDADLGIEVGRVVSWSVEDLDPETKYVLYAASMLPNTELSSAVLRLVLDQDESRCDRTLRALTLASLIDEISRGHYRMHDIIRAYLSETRAQVLNAEQQTDIARRIRTTYLALSFAADQAIDPNRAPIALGDTAERIAGEVRFTVPEALTWFSTITPSMVRLMDEASDTHDCEFVTRFAWCVNTYLYWRQDVPKTLEVQERALQAAVAGDHPMEAHCRRGLGRALADAGRLDSAKEQLLTALSIESARGDSSQTASTQHAMAELSLRSGSYHQALRWGLRAARESRRNDNAVREARGLYDAARALIELGRYTWAEDLGLRSLAMCEERANAYGRALALRVLGTAGVRSGDLEKGCTWLERAWRAEEALGNSRSVRAILQQLEDAYTQVGNDSAVAEVHRVLTDLDRFVSAGEPR; encoded by the coding sequence GTGAATCCCGAACAGGAAGGCGGTCCACATAATATTGCGGAACGCCTGTCGGCGAATCAGCTGCTGCAGGTGGGGTCGTCAGGTCCTATATATGTCCAGCGATCACCCTCGGTGAACCGTGCTGAAGTACCGCATATGCTGCCCGGCGGCGTGGGCCGGGTCATCGGCCGGTCGCACCTCCTGAAAGCCATGGACGACGCCATGGGATCCCTGGGATCCCGGTGCTGTGTGCTGTGGGGACTGGCCGGATCGGGCAAGACCACTCTGGCACTCGCATGGTCGGGATCGCGGCTGGAAAATTACCCCGACGGGCAGTTCTTCGTCGACATGCAGGCATATTCGAATGCCCCGAGGGTGGAACCCCGTGACGCGCTGCGCACCTTCCTGGCCGCGCTTGGCGTAAGCCGCTCCGACTTGACCGATGACACAGGATGGGGCAACGCCTTCCTCGCAGCGACAGCAGGAAAGAAGTGCCTGGTAATAATTGACAACGTGTCGACATACGACGATGTCAAAGAACTCGTCCCTGGCGTGGGCTCCAGCCTTATTGTCACAAGTCGACGCGCCATCCCGGAAATGATCATTCGGCACCAGGCTCAGGTCCTCAAATTGCCCCTGCTCAGCATCGAAGAAGGCATCGAACTGCTCGCGGAACGCGTGGGCTTCGTCCGCGTCGGCAGGGACAACCACAGCGCGACCCGCATCGTCGAACTGCTGGAAGGACACCCACTGGCGCTCGCCATCGTCGCCGCCAAACTCGCCGTCCACACCACTTGGGACCTCCAGGACGCACTCGCAGGAATCCAGTCCGGAGACACCCCCCTGCGGTTCCTCGACGACGCTGATCTCGGCATAGAGGTCGGAAGAGTCGTCTCTTGGTCCGTCGAAGACCTCGATCCCGAAACCAAGTACGTCCTGTACGCAGCATCGATGTTGCCCAACACCGAGCTCTCCAGCGCCGTGCTGCGCCTCGTCCTCGACCAGGACGAATCCAGATGCGACCGGACCCTGCGCGCACTGACTCTCGCCTCACTGATCGACGAGATCAGCCGAGGGCACTACCGCATGCACGACATCATCCGGGCGTACCTGTCTGAGACGCGCGCCCAAGTACTGAACGCTGAACAACAGACCGACATCGCCCGCCGGATCCGCACCACCTACCTCGCGCTCAGCTTCGCAGCCGACCAAGCGATCGACCCCAACCGCGCACCGATCGCGCTGGGAGACACAGCAGAACGGATCGCTGGCGAGGTCCGATTCACCGTTCCCGAGGCACTCACCTGGTTCAGCACCATCACACCATCCATGGTCCGCCTGATGGACGAAGCATCAGACACCCACGACTGCGAGTTCGTCACCCGCTTCGCCTGGTGCGTCAACACCTACCTCTACTGGCGACAAGACGTCCCCAAAACCCTTGAGGTCCAAGAACGCGCCCTCCAAGCGGCCGTGGCCGGCGACCACCCGATGGAGGCCCACTGCCGGCGCGGCCTGGGAAGGGCGCTCGCCGACGCCGGACGGCTCGACTCCGCAAAGGAACAGCTCCTGACGGCCCTCAGCATTGAAAGTGCCCGCGGAGACAGCAGCCAGACAGCCTCCACCCAGCACGCCATGGCCGAACTCTCACTCCGCTCCGGCTCCTACCACCAGGCCCTGCGCTGGGGCCTGCGCGCCGCCAGAGAATCCCGGCGCAACGACAACGCCGTGCGCGAAGCACGAGGCTTGTACGACGCCGCACGCGCCCTCATCGAGCTGGGACGCTACACCTGGGCCGAAGACCTGGGCCTGCGTAGCCTGGCGATGTGCGAGGAAAGGGCGAACGCGTACGGCCGCGCGCTCGCCCTGCGAGTCCTCGGGACAGCCGGAGTCAGGTCCGGAGACCTCGAGAAAGGCTGCACCTGGTTGGAACGTGCATGGCGAGCCGAAGAAGCACTCGGCAACTCCCGTTCCGTTCGCGCGATTCTGCAGCAACTCGAAGATGCCTACACCCAAGTCGGGAACGACAGCGCGGTGGCCGAGGTCCATCGCGTCCTCACAGATCTCGATCGCTTCGTCAGCGCAGGCGAGCCCAGGTGA
- a CDS encoding (2Fe-2S)-binding protein has translation MPQSAPAPAPAPTSRTSPVTAAYARLTEVLPVMSVTELSPGDPLPDGEGWVSAAGLAAAGPELDAFLAWDEAQVLRDYGRKGRPDVVATFGLHRYSWYACLLFTVPWFLQRRVPRFPAEHVAFQREQSRLVVRGETFSCLPGDPAAGEPGARVVPDEEALRAEVRAAFAEHIEPVLGGFGPRMRRRGRALWGMATDEIVEGIWYIAELLGADEQERCRRELELLLPGATRPYVGAAGFRELTGPGGESLPTRDRASCCMFYTLAPEDTCVTCPRTCEADRIAKLTAAATT, from the coding sequence ATGCCCCAGTCAGCACCGGCACCGGCACCGGCACCCACTTCGCGAACGTCCCCCGTGACAGCCGCGTACGCCCGCCTGACCGAGGTTCTGCCGGTGATGAGCGTGACAGAACTCTCCCCCGGTGATCCATTGCCCGATGGTGAGGGATGGGTCAGCGCCGCCGGACTCGCGGCGGCCGGACCCGAGCTCGACGCGTTCCTCGCGTGGGACGAGGCCCAGGTACTGCGGGACTACGGCCGCAAGGGCCGCCCGGACGTGGTGGCGACGTTCGGGCTGCACCGGTACTCCTGGTACGCCTGTCTGCTCTTCACGGTCCCCTGGTTCCTGCAGCGCCGGGTGCCGCGCTTCCCGGCCGAGCATGTCGCGTTCCAGCGCGAGCAGAGCCGGCTGGTGGTGCGGGGCGAAACGTTCAGCTGCCTGCCGGGCGATCCGGCGGCCGGTGAGCCGGGCGCCCGGGTGGTCCCGGACGAGGAGGCACTGCGGGCCGAGGTCCGGGCGGCGTTCGCCGAGCACATAGAACCGGTACTCGGCGGCTTCGGCCCGAGGATGCGGCGGCGTGGCCGCGCGCTGTGGGGCATGGCGACCGACGAGATCGTCGAGGGCATCTGGTACATCGCCGAACTCCTCGGCGCGGACGAGCAGGAGCGCTGCCGACGCGAGCTGGAGCTGTTGCTGCCGGGCGCGACCCGGCCGTACGTAGGGGCCGCGGGGTTCCGTGAACTGACCGGCCCCGGCGGTGAGTCGCTGCCCACCCGGGACCGGGCGAGCTGCTGCATGTTCTACACGCTGGCCCCGGAGGACACCTGCGTCACCTGCCCGCGCACCTGCGAGGCGGACCGGATCGCCAAACTGACGGCCGCCGCCACCACTTGA
- a CDS encoding DUF2637 domain-containing protein: MRLTDISLNWLLPGAVLLLGMLAAVAVLARGKRSGEHAKTEDSWERSEERRRRKEALYGTASYILLFCCAAVAAALSFRGLVGFGEQNLGLTNGWQYLVPFGLDGAAMFCSVLAVREASHGDAALGSRILVWTFAGAAAWFNWVHAPRGLGHDGAPQFFAGMSMSAAVLFDRALKQTRRAALREQGLVPRPLPQIRVVRWLRAPRETYKAWSLMLLEGVRSLDEAVDEVREDKRIKAESRTRKREQERLERAHLKAISRGHRGLPGRGGGGGGGGRQVDTTVERVPAAQVASEPAISTPDQLPVRSRPSLQPVRNGSDKSYTVDLTAEDDTMALPRLDSLERKLKDLEQQFG; the protein is encoded by the coding sequence ATGAGATTGACCGACATATCGCTGAACTGGCTGCTTCCGGGCGCCGTACTGCTCCTGGGCATGCTGGCGGCGGTTGCGGTGCTCGCGCGCGGCAAGCGCTCCGGGGAGCACGCGAAGACCGAGGATTCGTGGGAACGCAGTGAGGAGCGCCGCAGGCGCAAGGAGGCCCTGTACGGCACGGCCTCCTACATCCTCCTCTTCTGCTGTGCGGCGGTCGCCGCCGCGCTCTCCTTCCGCGGCCTGGTCGGCTTCGGCGAGCAGAACCTGGGCCTCACCAACGGGTGGCAGTACCTGGTTCCGTTCGGCCTGGACGGTGCCGCCATGTTCTGCTCGGTGCTCGCTGTGCGCGAGGCCAGCCACGGTGACGCGGCCCTCGGCTCGCGGATACTCGTATGGACGTTCGCCGGTGCGGCGGCCTGGTTCAACTGGGTGCACGCGCCCAGGGGCCTCGGCCACGACGGCGCCCCGCAGTTCTTCGCCGGCATGTCCATGTCCGCCGCGGTCCTCTTCGACCGCGCGCTGAAGCAGACCCGCCGGGCCGCGCTGCGCGAGCAGGGCCTCGTGCCGCGTCCGCTGCCGCAGATCCGTGTCGTCCGCTGGCTGCGGGCCCCGCGTGAGACGTACAAGGCCTGGTCGCTCATGCTCCTGGAGGGTGTGCGCAGCCTGGACGAGGCCGTGGACGAGGTGCGCGAGGACAAGCGGATCAAGGCCGAGAGCCGTACGCGCAAGCGCGAGCAGGAGCGTCTGGAGCGCGCCCATCTCAAGGCCATCAGCCGGGGCCACCGGGGCCTGCCCGGTCGTGGCGGCGGCGGCGGTGGCGGCGGGCGCCAGGTGGACACCACCGTGGAGCGCGTGCCCGCGGCTCAGGTCGCCTCGGAGCCTGCCATATCGACGCCGGATCAGCTGCCCGTACGTTCGCGTCCCTCCCTGCAGCCCGTACGCAACGGCTCTGACAAGTCGTACACCGTCGACCTCACCGCGGAGGACGACACCATGGCCCTGCCGCGGCTCGACTCCCTGGAGCGCAAGCTCAAGGACCTGGAGCAGCAGTTCGGCTGA
- a CDS encoding ATP-binding protein → MAIGASSAEAVGEATDNGTDQAGAGQLRRRLGRADLRAVPEARRALRELLRQWGRPERSEIAELLTSELVTNALIHTDHDAVLTATVSPRGLHVEVRDFVGRRPKPRMPNADDGTHGRGLLLVQSLADAWGVRAHGVGKAVWFDLDGGLT, encoded by the coding sequence ATGGCGATCGGGGCCTCCTCGGCAGAAGCGGTGGGGGAAGCGACCGACAACGGGACGGACCAGGCCGGTGCCGGACAGCTCAGGCGCAGACTCGGGCGGGCCGACCTGAGGGCGGTGCCCGAGGCCCGTAGAGCCCTGCGGGAGCTGCTACGGCAATGGGGGCGGCCGGAAAGATCGGAGATAGCGGAACTGCTGACGAGCGAGCTGGTCACCAACGCGCTCATCCACACCGACCACGACGCGGTGCTGACCGCCACCGTCTCACCGCGCGGACTCCACGTGGAGGTACGGGACTTCGTGGGACGCAGGCCCAAACCGCGGATGCCGAACGCCGACGACGGCACCCACGGACGCGGCCTCCTCCTCGTACAGTCCCTCGCCGACGCCTGGGGGGTACGGGCGCACGGAGTGGGCAAGGCGGTGTGGTTCGACCTCGACGGCGGCCTGACGTAG